A window from Nitrosopumilus adriaticus encodes these proteins:
- a CDS encoding chlorite dismutase family protein, whose protein sequence is MSEDNDQYYFNFSFFKVDPKWRWMADLAKEESAKEVENVINNSGIMFRSYSNLGLRDDADFLFWFAAKSVEEIQTVIEKIYKTVFGKYILPSMTYLSCTRPSIYVQEQKAHGFVTGNNPKKHVIVYPFTKTREWYLLPKEKRQEIMDEHIEVSKKYPQVVLNTTYSFGIHDEDFMLAFEVDNIRDFQDLIMDLRETQVSTYVKNDIPMIVCVKKDLVPLISSLG, encoded by the coding sequence ATGTCAGAAGACAATGATCAATATTATTTTAATTTCTCATTTTTCAAAGTAGACCCCAAATGGAGATGGATGGCAGATTTGGCAAAAGAAGAATCTGCGAAAGAAGTTGAAAATGTAATTAATAATTCAGGAATAATGTTCAGATCATATTCAAATTTGGGATTAAGAGATGATGCAGATTTTTTGTTTTGGTTTGCAGCAAAATCAGTAGAGGAAATTCAAACAGTAATTGAGAAAATTTACAAAACAGTTTTTGGAAAATACATCCTTCCTTCTATGACATACTTGTCATGTACGAGGCCATCAATTTATGTACAAGAACAAAAAGCCCACGGATTTGTAACAGGGAATAATCCAAAAAAACATGTCATTGTTTATCCATTTACAAAAACTAGAGAATGGTATCTTCTGCCAAAAGAGAAACGTCAGGAGATCATGGATGAACATATCGAGGTAAGTAAGAAATATCCACAGGTGGTTCTAAACACAACATATTCCTTTGGGATACATGATGAGGACTTTATGCTAGCCTTTGAAGTGGACAACATTAGAGATTTTCAGGATCTAATAATGGATTTAAGAGAAACTCAAGTTTCAACATATGTTAAAAACGACATTCCAATGATAGTGTGTGTGAAAAAAGATCTTGTTCCATTGATTTCCAGTTTAGGATAA
- a CDS encoding histone H1-like repetitive region-containing protein, whose amino-acid sequence MRQTITQSRKAAQKLEKELERRIKAEESVKNSLEKASTKLRALLANRRKLSKKKSSRKTAAKKKVAKRKPARKTAAKKKVAKRKPARKTAAKKKVAKRKPARKTAAKKKVAKRKPARKTAAKKKVAKRKPARKTAAKKKVAKRKPARKTAAKKKVAKRKPARKTAAKKKVAKRKPARKTAAKKAVKKSKR is encoded by the coding sequence TTGCGCCAAACAATCACTCAAAGTAGAAAGGCAGCTCAAAAACTAGAAAAAGAATTAGAAAGACGAATAAAAGCTGAAGAATCTGTTAAAAATTCATTAGAAAAGGCATCGACAAAACTACGTGCACTTTTAGCAAATCGACGTAAATTATCTAAAAAGAAATCTTCTAGAAAAACTGCAGCAAAGAAAAAGGTAGCAAAAAGAAAACCAGCTAGAAAAACTGCAGCAAAGAAAAAGGTAGCAAAAAGAAAACCAGCTAGAAAAACTGCAGCAAAGAAAAAGGTAGCAAAAAGAAAACCAGCTAGAAAAACTGCAGCAAAGAAAAAGGTAGCAAAAAGAAAACCAGCTAGAAAAACTGCAGCAAAGAAAAAGGTAGCAAAAAGAAAACCAGCTAGAAAAACTGCAGCAAAGAAAAAGGTAGCAAAAAGAAAACCAGCTAGAAAAACTGCAGCAAAGAAAAAGGTAGCAAAAAGAAAACCAGCTAGAAAGACTGCAGCAAAGAAAAAGGTAGCAAAAAGAAAACCAGCTAGAAAAACTGCAGCAAAGAAAGCAGTAAAGAAATCTAAACGATAA
- a CDS encoding aldo/keto reductase, protein MKYNKLGKTDIKVSELGFGAWSIALDWWGKKIEEDEAKRMLKKAYDLGINFFETGDMYGKGKSERLIGEVFKDMRDEVVISTKYGYDFSEVEQIGHSELPQRFDEDFTRKALRDSLERLQTDHLDMYGLHNPKLKHIRDDSIFNVLDSFIEDESINTYQVALGPAIGWTQEGLEAMERPNVSAVQTVYNILEQTPGNELMRKAEEKDVGILVRVPEASGILTGKVKADTKIDEKDHRSVRKGEWIKASLQKVEQLRPIAERNGLTITELAMKFIMTKKGFASVFPTVVSEEEIVNYVEMTKGEYVSASDMKEIEELYNTWPSYELKATPQAN, encoded by the coding sequence ATGAAATACAACAAGCTAGGAAAAACAGACATCAAAGTATCAGAACTTGGATTTGGTGCATGGTCTATTGCACTTGATTGGTGGGGGAAAAAAATTGAAGAAGACGAAGCCAAGAGAATGCTCAAAAAGGCATACGATTTAGGGATTAACTTTTTTGAAACAGGGGACATGTATGGTAAAGGAAAAAGTGAAAGACTAATCGGCGAAGTTTTCAAAGATATGAGAGATGAGGTTGTAATTTCTACTAAATACGGATATGATTTTTCAGAAGTGGAACAAATTGGACATAGTGAACTACCACAAAGATTCGATGAGGATTTTACTAGAAAAGCATTAAGAGATAGTTTGGAAAGATTACAAACAGATCATTTAGACATGTATGGTTTACACAATCCAAAATTAAAACATATCAGAGATGATTCAATTTTTAATGTATTAGATAGTTTCATCGAAGATGAATCAATTAATACATATCAAGTTGCTCTAGGTCCTGCAATCGGATGGACACAGGAAGGTTTAGAAGCAATGGAGAGACCAAATGTCAGTGCAGTTCAAACAGTGTACAATATTTTAGAACAAACACCCGGAAATGAATTGATGAGAAAAGCAGAGGAGAAGGATGTAGGAATTCTAGTAAGAGTTCCAGAGGCATCAGGAATTTTAACTGGAAAAGTAAAGGCAGACACCAAGATAGATGAAAAAGATCATAGATCAGTAAGAAAAGGAGAATGGATTAAAGCATCATTGCAAAAAGTCGAACAATTACGGCCTATTGCAGAAAGAAACGGATTAACAATTACAGAATTGGCCATGAAATTTATTATGACAAAGAAAGGATTCGCATCAGTTTTCCCAACAGTAGTAAGTGAAGAAGAGATAGTAAATTATGTAGAAATGACAAAAGGAGAATATGTTTCAGCATCGGACATGAAAGAGATTGAAGAATTGTACAACACATGGCCATCTTATGAATTAAAGGCAACGCCTCAGGCAAATTAA
- the sufC gene encoding Fe-S cluster assembly ATPase SufC → MAVLEIKDLHVTREGKEILKGVNLKTGPGEVHAIMGPNGSGKSTLAYTLLAHPKYEVTKGDILLDGESILELSADERAKKGLFLGFQYPTEVSGVGFSHFLRTAYNSLSKALEGDDREVFITVREFQKYLKENLEKVGLKEEFLSRYLNEGFSGGEKKRAEVLQMAVLKPKISILDEPDSGLDIDAVQAVAQAISKVSGKDATVIVITHYARILKFLDKLDFVHVFARGQVLKTGDASLADKLEAEGYDWVLEEPQTN, encoded by the coding sequence ATGGCAGTTTTAGAAATTAAAGATCTCCACGTAACTAGAGAAGGAAAAGAGATTCTCAAAGGAGTCAATCTAAAGACAGGGCCTGGAGAAGTACACGCCATCATGGGACCAAATGGTTCTGGAAAAAGTACACTAGCTTACACATTACTTGCACATCCAAAATACGAAGTAACAAAAGGAGATATTTTGTTAGATGGCGAGAGTATTTTAGAATTATCAGCAGATGAAAGAGCAAAGAAGGGATTATTCTTAGGATTTCAATACCCAACCGAAGTTTCAGGTGTAGGATTCTCTCATTTTCTCAGAACAGCTTACAATTCATTGAGTAAAGCACTTGAGGGGGATGACAGAGAGGTGTTCATTACAGTTAGAGAATTTCAAAAATACCTTAAAGAGAATTTAGAAAAAGTTGGATTAAAAGAAGAGTTTCTATCAAGATACCTAAATGAAGGATTCTCAGGCGGAGAGAAAAAGCGTGCAGAAGTTTTGCAAATGGCAGTACTAAAACCAAAAATTTCAATATTAGATGAACCAGATTCAGGATTAGACATTGATGCAGTTCAAGCAGTTGCACAGGCAATTAGCAAAGTTTCAGGTAAAGATGCAACAGTAATTGTAATTACTCACTATGCAAGAATTTTAAAATTCTTAGACAAACTTGATTTTGTTCATGTGTTTGCCAGAGGACAAGTTTTGAAAACAGGTGACGCATCTCTTGCAGATAAACTAGAAGCAGAGGGATATGACTGGGTTTTAGAAGAACCACAAACTAATTAG
- a CDS encoding DUF167 domain-containing protein, with amino-acid sequence MIYKVHVEFSKEFLEINDKQINIGIKSKPLKGEANKEIIKKIAKQFGISSSLVQIKSDHKSRDKIIEILEERI; translated from the coding sequence TTGATTTACAAAGTTCATGTAGAGTTCTCTAAAGAATTTTTAGAAATAAATGATAAACAAATTAACATTGGAATAAAATCAAAGCCACTCAAAGGAGAAGCAAACAAAGAGATAATCAAAAAAATTGCAAAACAGTTTGGCATATCAAGTTCATTAGTTCAAATAAAATCAGATCATAAATCACGAGATAAAATTATAGAGATTCTAGAAGAGAGAATCTAG
- a CDS encoding Lrp/AsnC family transcriptional regulator, which translates to MDESDKELLNEIQWTFPLVTRPFDAIAEKFNTTPELIKERLNQLKEIGVLRQLSAIFDTRKLGYTSSLVAMEIEDDKLEYVASQINRHPGVSHNYERDHQFNLWFTLAVPPGADLKDELEKFNVLPGIKKVRMLPTLQLFKIGVKLDMVDDKKHKVAPTEEKKEVKNIKFEPTEDDKNFIRELQKDMEIIDEPFVKAAKNLGITEEELFKKMKYYEEIGVMRRFAAILRHRQVGFTANGMIVWKVPEDRISKVGETLGSFPQVSHCYERPTYADWPYNVFSMIHCKTHDEANEMAKTIQDQIHVDDYKILFSSREFKKTRVEYFVESSFSLEEKVPAS; encoded by the coding sequence ATGGATGAATCTGATAAAGAACTCTTAAATGAAATTCAATGGACTTTTCCACTTGTTACAAGACCTTTTGATGCTATTGCTGAAAAATTTAACACCACGCCAGAACTAATCAAAGAACGCCTCAACCAACTAAAAGAGATTGGCGTTCTAAGGCAACTAAGTGCAATTTTTGATACTAGGAAACTCGGATATACTAGTTCATTAGTTGCAATGGAAATTGAAGACGATAAACTAGAATATGTTGCTAGTCAAATTAATCGTCATCCTGGTGTTAGCCATAATTATGAGCGAGATCATCAATTCAATCTCTGGTTCACTTTGGCAGTTCCTCCAGGTGCTGATTTAAAAGATGAGCTTGAAAAATTCAATGTACTACCAGGTATTAAAAAAGTAAGAATGCTTCCAACTTTACAATTATTCAAGATTGGAGTAAAACTTGACATGGTAGATGACAAAAAACATAAAGTTGCACCAACAGAAGAGAAAAAAGAAGTTAAAAATATTAAATTTGAACCCACTGAAGACGACAAAAATTTTATCCGTGAATTACAAAAAGATATGGAAATAATTGACGAGCCTTTTGTAAAAGCTGCCAAGAATCTTGGAATTACTGAAGAAGAATTATTTAAAAAAATGAAATACTATGAAGAAATTGGTGTGATGAGGAGATTTGCCGCAATCTTAAGACATAGACAAGTTGGATTTACTGCAAATGGAATGATTGTTTGGAAAGTACCTGAAGATAGAATTTCGAAAGTTGGTGAGACTCTGGGATCATTTCCTCAGGTGAGTCATTGTTATGAACGACCTACCTATGCTGATTGGCCGTACAATGTATTTTCAATGATCCACTGTAAAACCCATGATGAGGCCAATGAAATGGCAAAAACAATTCAGGATCAGATACACGTTGATGATTATAAAATTCTCTTTAGTTCCCGTGAATTCAAGAAAACGCGAGTAGAGTATTTTGTAGAGAGCTCTTTTAGTTTGGAAGAGAAAGTTCCTGCTTCCTAA
- a CDS encoding DNA-binding protein, with protein MTEFIPISQAKKMRSGVNVNAEVKSKGDPRTVNLKSGGTVDVCDAVIANGETEDDQMKLTLWGDDIKAVNVGDTVVITNGYTNEFKGEVSLTKGKFGQMEINPQ; from the coding sequence ATGACAGAGTTCATACCAATTTCACAAGCAAAGAAAATGCGTAGTGGAGTTAATGTAAATGCCGAAGTTAAAAGCAAAGGAGATCCAAGGACTGTAAATCTAAAAAGTGGAGGAACAGTTGATGTCTGCGATGCAGTTATAGCTAACGGTGAAACTGAAGATGACCAAATGAAACTCACATTATGGGGAGACGACATTAAAGCAGTTAATGTTGGAGACACCGTTGTGATCACTAATGGATACACAAATGAGTTCAAAGGGGAAGTATCACTTACAAAAGGTAAGTTTGGTCAGATGGAAATAAATCCTCAATAA
- the hemA gene encoding glutamyl-tRNA reductase yields MNQNIINARVTFRNSPIHILEQFTIKNMESAYEQFKKHSGLDECVIIQTCNRIELFGKSKTYDIDKIKKTWATITGLEEEAFDENIECVENKEALHHLLKLTSGLDSMVLGEEQILGQIKNSITSAREVKASGQHLNKLFDKAIRIGTRIRNTSGIGAGGISVGSMAVKLAEENIDELKEKKILLIGTGEVSTLVAKSLQRRRYAFDVTSRTLGRSETFCETMGGNPIKFEQVLSGFGNYDVMFVATTAPYFLVTNERISNAMKDKKGGMMILDLSNPRTVDEKVATIGGIKLMNLDQIAEMVEKNMNARLNKVKTVENIINEEVCVLEASMKRLDAEPLVKDVFKNIENLREKELQKALQMLDEKDEKKIKIIEELTKAVVESIVSTPMNNIRRASEQGKPDVLELASKLFDYKKQDQAD; encoded by the coding sequence ATGAATCAAAATATCATCAATGCACGTGTTACTTTTCGTAACTCACCAATTCACATTCTTGAACAATTTACAATAAAAAATATGGAAAGTGCGTATGAGCAGTTCAAAAAGCATTCAGGATTAGATGAGTGTGTAATAATTCAAACATGCAATAGAATTGAATTATTTGGAAAATCAAAAACTTATGACATAGATAAAATCAAGAAAACATGGGCAACAATTACAGGACTTGAAGAAGAAGCATTTGATGAAAATATCGAATGTGTAGAAAACAAAGAGGCGCTCCACCATTTGTTAAAACTGACATCAGGATTAGATTCAATGGTATTAGGTGAAGAACAGATTCTAGGTCAAATAAAAAATTCCATCACTTCTGCCAGAGAAGTTAAAGCATCAGGGCAACATCTCAATAAATTATTTGACAAGGCAATTCGAATAGGTACAAGAATTAGAAACACCAGTGGTATTGGAGCTGGTGGAATATCAGTAGGCTCTATGGCAGTAAAGCTTGCAGAAGAGAATATCGACGAATTAAAAGAAAAGAAAATTTTACTAATTGGCACAGGTGAGGTATCAACTCTTGTTGCAAAATCATTACAAAGAAGAAGGTATGCTTTTGATGTTACCAGTAGAACACTTGGAAGATCAGAGACATTCTGTGAAACAATGGGTGGAAATCCAATAAAATTTGAACAGGTTCTATCAGGTTTTGGAAATTATGATGTAATGTTTGTTGCAACAACAGCACCATATTTTCTTGTAACAAATGAAAGAATTTCAAATGCAATGAAAGACAAAAAGGGCGGAATGATGATTTTAGATTTATCAAATCCAAGGACAGTGGATGAAAAAGTTGCAACAATAGGAGGAATCAAGCTAATGAACCTAGATCAAATCGCAGAGATGGTTGAGAAAAATATGAATGCACGGTTAAACAAAGTAAAAACAGTTGAAAATATAATTAATGAGGAAGTTTGTGTATTAGAAGCCTCAATGAAAAGATTAGATGCAGAGCCTCTAGTAAAAGACGTATTCAAAAACATAGAGAATCTAAGAGAAAAAGAATTACAGAAAGCACTACAAATGCTTGATGAAAAAGATGAGAAAAAAATAAAGATTATCGAAGAGTTAACAAAAGCAGTTGTTGAGAGTATTGTATCAACTCCAATGAACAATATCAGAAGGGCATCTGAGCAAGGAAAACCAGACGTTTTAGAATTGGCAAGTAAGCTATTTGACTATAAAAAACAAGATCAGGCAGACTAG
- a CDS encoding transcription initiation factor IIB, with protein sequence MNILEKQNCPECKSTLVDDMQNGEIICSGCGVVVDDQIADYGPETISSNFEDKMKLARATGQTTYSQHDLGITTEISISAKDFSGKTINRDVANQMHNLRKWQQRVRVSSPKERRLANVLTKMGETCDSLSLSKNVLETASMIYRNLDGHVDVKGKSVVSITAATIYMACKQCDVVRSLEEICRGICPAKDVKSKTKLAARYYRTMVMEMGHLASPVVTMDKYISKIANMTQTEVRVERLALEIAEKTKDSSIADGKAPNGIAAAYLYVASVLLGQNVLQRDVSSIAGVTEVTIRNRCKEILTCYKLKITLRPSLAKY encoded by the coding sequence ATGAACATACTAGAAAAACAAAACTGTCCTGAATGTAAGTCTACATTAGTAGATGACATGCAGAATGGTGAAATCATCTGTTCTGGTTGCGGCGTAGTAGTCGATGATCAGATAGCAGATTATGGTCCAGAAACTATTAGCTCAAATTTCGAAGACAAAATGAAATTAGCACGAGCTACAGGACAAACAACTTATTCCCAACATGATTTGGGAATAACTACTGAGATTTCAATCAGTGCAAAAGACTTTAGCGGAAAAACAATCAACCGCGATGTTGCAAATCAAATGCACAATCTCAGAAAGTGGCAACAAAGAGTAAGAGTTTCCTCACCAAAAGAGAGACGACTTGCAAATGTTTTAACAAAAATGGGAGAAACATGTGATAGTCTTAGTCTTTCAAAAAATGTTTTGGAAACTGCTTCTATGATATACAGAAACTTGGATGGACATGTTGATGTGAAGGGAAAATCAGTAGTTAGCATAACTGCAGCTACAATTTACATGGCATGCAAACAGTGTGATGTAGTTAGATCATTGGAAGAAATTTGTCGCGGAATTTGTCCGGCAAAAGATGTAAAGTCAAAAACAAAACTTGCAGCAAGATACTATAGAACCATGGTAATGGAAATGGGGCATTTAGCATCCCCAGTTGTAACCATGGACAAATACATCTCAAAGATAGCCAATATGACACAAACTGAGGTCAGAGTTGAAAGACTAGCCTTGGAAATTGCAGAAAAAACTAAAGATAGCAGTATTGCAGATGGAAAAGCTCCAAATGGAATTGCAGCAGCATATCTTTATGTGGCATCTGTACTACTTGGACAAAATGTTCTACAAAGAGACGTTTCAAGTATTGCAGGAGTAACAGAAGTTACTATCAGAAATAGATGTAAAGAAATTCTAACATGCTACAAACTCAAAATTACTTTAAGACCATCTCTGGCCAAATATTAA
- a CDS encoding phosphatase PAP2 family protein, whose amino-acid sequence MQNWIFDLRSRSFVLLTTLFLVLTALVYSGVTETFDQSIVLFFSQNIGNPTIDIFMQYVTESGDVFNMLMFGIVVLIIPKTRRVGITLMILIVISTLLTGYIKCGVDRDRPDFDYEGVDFPVTISRDTFALFCEGGFDASYPSGHAARSMIFAIILGYALSERFPRGAYLMFLYPAMISLSRIYVLQHYPMDVIGGTVIGIMLAGVMAKRTKLYKIFEKSKT is encoded by the coding sequence TTGCAAAATTGGATTTTTGATCTTAGGTCTCGCTCCTTTGTTTTACTTACTACATTATTTCTTGTTCTTACTGCCTTGGTTTATTCGGGAGTCACTGAAACTTTTGATCAAAGTATAGTTTTATTTTTCTCACAAAATATCGGAAATCCTACAATTGACATCTTTATGCAATATGTGACTGAAAGCGGCGATGTCTTCAATATGCTAATGTTTGGAATTGTGGTTTTGATCATCCCAAAAACTAGACGCGTAGGAATTACTCTGATGATTCTTATTGTAATATCTACGCTACTTACAGGTTACATCAAATGTGGTGTGGATAGAGATAGGCCTGATTTTGACTATGAGGGCGTGGATTTTCCTGTAACAATCAGCCGTGATACTTTTGCATTATTTTGTGAGGGTGGATTTGATGCATCATATCCATCAGGCCATGCTGCAAGATCTATGATTTTTGCTATAATTTTGGGATATGCTCTATCGGAGAGATTCCCTCGTGGGGCGTATTTGATGTTCTTATATCCTGCAATGATTTCACTTAGCAGAATTTACGTTCTGCAACATTATCCAATGGATGTCATTGGTGGAACTGTAATTGGAATAATGCTTGCAGGAGTGATGGCAAAGCGCACAAAACTTTACAAGATTTTTGAAAAATCAAAAACCTAA
- the hemB gene encoding porphobilinogen synthase, whose protein sequence is MSFPARRLRRLRTSEKMRELIQQTTLSPKDFICPVFVQEDLKARVKVESMTEIERLPLEDVNDEVGTISDLGIPAIMLFGIPTQKDESGTSAFDDNGIVQKAISKIRENFGDKIVIMADVCLCQFTSTGHCGIIQGDKIDNDTSLDTLAKIAVSQAKAGVDTVSPSAMMDGQVAAIRKALDDERFTDVSIMSHSAKHRSNFYSPFRDAAECAPKFGDRKTYQVPYTNAREAMMEVESDINEGVDIVMIKPALSYLDLIAETRRKYNIPVSAYSVSGEYALVKAASQLGYVNEKDITEEILYSIKRAGADMIVTYFAKSASRFLQES, encoded by the coding sequence ATGTCATTTCCAGCAAGACGATTACGTAGACTAAGAACATCTGAAAAAATGAGAGAGCTCATTCAGCAAACTACTCTATCGCCTAAAGATTTCATTTGTCCAGTATTTGTTCAAGAAGATCTAAAGGCCAGAGTAAAAGTAGAATCAATGACAGAAATTGAAAGACTGCCTTTAGAAGATGTAAATGACGAAGTAGGGACAATTAGTGATTTAGGAATTCCTGCAATCATGCTTTTTGGGATTCCAACTCAGAAAGACGAGTCAGGAACTTCTGCATTTGATGATAATGGAATAGTTCAAAAAGCAATATCAAAGATTAGAGAAAATTTTGGTGATAAAATAGTAATCATGGCAGATGTGTGTCTATGTCAATTTACATCCACAGGCCATTGCGGAATCATTCAGGGAGATAAAATAGATAATGATACCAGTTTGGATACACTTGCAAAAATTGCTGTCAGTCAAGCAAAGGCAGGAGTAGATACAGTGTCACCATCTGCAATGATGGATGGCCAGGTTGCCGCAATTAGAAAGGCACTTGATGATGAGAGGTTCACAGATGTATCAATAATGTCACATTCAGCTAAACATCGTTCAAACTTTTATTCACCATTTAGAGATGCTGCAGAATGTGCTCCAAAATTTGGTGATAGAAAAACATACCAAGTTCCATATACAAATGCAAGAGAAGCCATGATGGAAGTAGAATCAGACATCAATGAAGGAGTAGATATCGTAATGATAAAACCTGCATTGTCTTATTTGGATTTAATTGCTGAGACACGTAGGAAATACAACATTCCAGTTTCTGCATACAGTGTATCTGGAGAATATGCATTAGTAAAAGCCGCATCACAGTTAGGATATGTAAATGAAAAAGACATCACAGAGGAAATCCTATACTCAATTAAAAGAGCTGGTGCAGACATGATAGTAACATATTTTGCAAAATCTGCTTCAAGATTTCTTCAAGAATCATGA
- a CDS encoding phosphoglycerate kinase: MDNRKGVKVLTLDDFDLKGMTVFLRVDMNCPIDPDTMEISGTKRIEEAIETLQSLKEAKVVVASHQGRVGNNDYTGMDKHAKVLEKLMNREIKYVEDTIGEAAQNAIKNLEDGDILLLDNLRLCAEENYEFTPENAAKTIMVSRLSKFFDLCVLDSFPSAHRSHPSIVGFPQVIPACAGRIVEREVRNLDEIMTVAKAPHVIVLGGSKVPDRLEAIRLLIQNGRADHVLLTGLIANVFMRAQARIKSPLGIKREDEVVAKAHALIGEYPDVFATPVDIAIDKDGARVEMDVREIAKTDKIYDLGPKTVEYYSKLIAGAGTVFISGPAGFFEKENFSFGTKALLDSVANSMATTIVSGGHLTSVLKRLGLAEKINHVSTAGGALVLYLTGEKLPMIKALEEAAKKYRSK; the protein is encoded by the coding sequence GTGGATAATAGAAAGGGCGTGAAGGTACTCACACTAGATGATTTTGACCTTAAAGGTATGACCGTTTTTTTAAGAGTGGATATGAATTGCCCAATAGATCCAGATACCATGGAGATTTCAGGTACCAAAAGAATCGAAGAAGCAATTGAGACTTTACAATCACTCAAAGAAGCTAAAGTGGTTGTTGCATCTCATCAAGGAAGAGTTGGCAATAATGATTATACAGGAATGGACAAACACGCAAAAGTTCTTGAGAAATTAATGAATAGAGAAATCAAATATGTCGAAGATACCATTGGTGAAGCAGCTCAAAACGCAATTAAAAATTTAGAAGATGGAGACATTTTACTTTTAGATAATCTAAGATTATGTGCAGAAGAAAATTATGAGTTTACACCAGAGAACGCTGCAAAAACAATAATGGTTTCACGGTTATCAAAATTCTTTGATCTATGTGTTTTAGATTCATTTCCTAGTGCACACAGATCACACCCATCAATAGTTGGATTCCCACAAGTTATTCCTGCTTGTGCAGGAAGAATTGTAGAGAGAGAAGTTAGAAATCTTGATGAGATAATGACTGTAGCCAAGGCCCCACATGTTATTGTGCTAGGTGGCTCTAAAGTTCCAGATAGATTAGAAGCAATCAGACTATTAATTCAAAATGGCCGTGCAGATCATGTGTTATTGACAGGTTTGATTGCCAATGTGTTCATGCGGGCACAAGCCAGAATCAAATCACCCCTCGGGATTAAAAGAGAGGATGAAGTAGTTGCAAAAGCTCATGCTTTGATAGGAGAGTATCCAGATGTGTTTGCCACTCCTGTAGATATTGCAATTGACAAAGACGGTGCAAGAGTTGAGATGGATGTAAGAGAGATTGCAAAAACTGATAAAATTTATGATTTAGGTCCTAAAACTGTAGAATACTATTCAAAATTAATTGCAGGTGCAGGTACTGTGTTTATCAGCGGACCTGCAGGATTTTTTGAGAAAGAGAATTTTAGTTTTGGAACAAAAGCATTACTGGATTCAGTTGCAAACTCAATGGCAACTACAATTGTGAGCGGAGGGCACTTGACATCTGTTCTTAAAAGACTAGGTTTAGCAGAAAAAATCAACCATGTCAGTACAGCAGGTGGGGCGCTAGTTCTTTATCTTACAGGAGAAAAACTACCAATGATTAAAGCATTAGAAGAAGCTGCTAAAAAATACAGATCTAAATAG
- a CDS encoding precorrin-2 dehydrogenase/sirohydrochlorin ferrochelatase family protein: MIVDLNLQNKLVVVIGGGNEAEKRISSLLKQNCSILVISDSTSTKVNKLFKAKKIKLKKQKIQDIRFISEFKPHMIITTTNDKKLNHKIINASKRKKIIAYSSDNPEESDFSNPAIIDFDNTIQIAIFTGGQSPAMSKKIKAKSEEALKELITKEDIAQIKIQKIARKFAKESIPSHTQRRECLRKIINDNEIDQLIKDGQIKDAEKRAITILRNWK, translated from the coding sequence ATGATAGTTGATCTTAATCTTCAAAATAAGCTAGTAGTCGTCATCGGGGGAGGAAATGAGGCTGAAAAAAGAATTAGTTCTCTATTAAAGCAAAATTGCAGCATACTAGTAATCAGTGATTCGACAAGTACCAAAGTGAACAAATTATTCAAAGCAAAAAAAATCAAATTAAAAAAACAGAAAATTCAGGATATAAGATTTATTTCTGAATTCAAACCACATATGATCATCACAACAACAAACGACAAAAAATTAAATCATAAAATAATCAACGCTTCAAAAAGAAAAAAGATTATTGCATATAGTTCTGATAATCCCGAAGAGAGCGATTTTTCCAATCCAGCAATTATTGATTTTGATAATACGATCCAGATTGCAATATTTACAGGAGGTCAAAGCCCTGCAATGTCAAAGAAAATTAAAGCCAAATCAGAAGAGGCGCTCAAGGAATTAATCACAAAAGAAGACATTGCGCAGATTAAAATTCAAAAGATCGCAAGGAAATTTGCAAAGGAATCTATCCCCTCGCACACTCAAAGAAGAGAGTGCCTACGTAAAATCATCAATGATAATGAGATTGATCAGTTAATAAAAGACGGACAGATAAAAGATGCTGAAAAGCGAGCAATTACAATATTGAGGAATTGGAAATGA